One genomic segment of Funiculus sociatus GB2-C1 includes these proteins:
- the pdxH gene encoding pyridoxamine 5'-phosphate oxidase has translation MDISVADLRKDYKRSGLERADADPNPFKQFRKWFDQAREAQLPEPNAMTLATATAVGNPSARMVLLKDFDERGFVFYSNYESHKAQQLQENPWASLVFWWAELERQVRIEGRVEKVSDEESDTYFHSRPLLSQLGAWASHQSQVIDSREVLEQRLEELKGKFENQEIPRPQHWGGYRVIPTGIEFWQGRPSRLHDRLFYQLRDDGSWVIERLSP, from the coding sequence ATGGATATAAGTGTAGCGGATCTGCGTAAAGATTACAAAAGATCCGGGCTTGAGCGAGCTGATGCTGACCCCAATCCCTTCAAACAATTTCGCAAGTGGTTTGACCAGGCACGAGAAGCCCAACTGCCTGAACCCAATGCGATGACTCTTGCCACGGCGACGGCTGTTGGCAACCCAAGCGCCAGAATGGTGTTACTCAAGGACTTCGACGAACGAGGCTTCGTCTTCTACAGTAATTACGAGAGTCACAAAGCACAGCAACTTCAGGAAAATCCGTGGGCATCGTTAGTTTTTTGGTGGGCGGAACTGGAACGCCAGGTGCGGATTGAAGGGCGGGTAGAGAAGGTTTCAGATGAAGAGTCTGATACCTATTTTCACAGCCGTCCGCTCTTAAGTCAGCTGGGTGCTTGGGCTTCGCACCAAAGTCAAGTCATCGACAGCCGCGAGGTGCTTGAGCAACGGTTAGAAGAATTGAAAGGGAAATTTGAAAACCAGGAGATTCCCAGACCACAGCACTGGGGAGGCTATCGAGTGATCCCAACAGGGATCGAATTTTGGCAGGGTCGTCCGAGTCGCCTGCACGATCGCTTGTTTTACCAGCTTCGCGATGATGGTAGCTGGGTAATTGAGCGCCTGTCGCCTTAG